ATCTCGGCCTTGGCATCGCCGCCCGTCAGGGGCTGGGCCTCCTCCGCCTTGTTGGGATCATTGGGCACATAGTAGTAGGCCATCACCATGAAGAGCAGCATGTCGGCGAACATGAGGCCGGCGAAAAGGAAGAACTCGCTGGCCTGCGATTCGAACAGTGCGGCCTCGGCAATGATGACCACGATGACGTTGCCGAAGGCCACGGTGAGCAGCCAGCATGCCTGCAGTACGCTCTTCATGCTGGGCGGTGCCTGGGCGTAGGAGAACTCCAGTCCGGTGACGGAGAACATCACCTCGCCGAGCGTCATCACCACGTACTGCGGCACCAGCCAGAGGATCGACATCGAGTTGGGTACCGTCACCTCGACGAGATTGGACAGATAGCCTTCGGTGTCCGATTTGGATATGAGTAGCGTGTACACTCCGCCCGTGTGGACATTGAACTCGCCAAGGAGCGACTCGTCCACGTAGACCTTGTAGTCCGCCGAATTGACGCGCGTGAGTAGCGTCTTGGCGGCCAACGCCTCGTAGGCCACATCGCCCTTGGAAACACTCTCCCAACGGATGGTGGCACCCTGCGGCACATTGGCCACGTTGCGGATCAGCGGATGACTCTCGCTGGGCTTGTCCACGAAGTCCTCCTCCCAATAGTGTGTGGTCGCATTCGTCGGATTCAGGAACAGCGACCAGGCCTTATTCTCGCTCAGCGGTTTGGTGGCATCGG
This genomic interval from Drosophila gunungcola strain Sukarami unplaced genomic scaffold, Dgunungcola_SK_2 000145F, whole genome shotgun sequence contains the following:
- the LOC128265676 gene encoding solute carrier family 15 member 2-like, whose translation is TENCDYIFTSNLAGVESVLVPALNAYTNKDLYVPGSVNLRYSLTTTNPACTFSVPDATKPLSENKAWSLFLNPTNATTHYWEEDFVDKPSESHPLIRNVANVPQGATIRWESVSKGDVAYEALAAKTLLTRVNSADYKVYVDESLLGEFNVHTGGVYTLLISKSDTEGYLSNLVEVTVPNSMSILWLVPQYVVMTLGEVMFSVTGLEFSYAQAPPSMKSVLQACWLLTVAFGNVIVVIIAEAALFESQASEFFLFAGLMFADMLLFMVMAYYYVPNDPNKAEEAQPLTGGDAKAEIPPLEGGVENKGKDIDE